AAAATTTACAATATCTGGGTGTAAGAAAGCAGCTAGGAATACAAAGAACATTCGCTGCATGCatggcttttttttttattaggtGGGTAGCGTCCTCGGTTTCATGCTCACAGAGACAGCAAAGAGGGTCTTCAAGGAtaaccccttttttttttgaatcaaaggAAGCTTAACACAGCAGAGTGGAGTAGATAGCAAAGCTATAGTAAGAATAAAACAAGATAACATATAATTCCTAGACACTGTGACCCGGCCATCAACACCCAAAGGGCTCAGCACCACTCCATTCTTCGTAGAACGTAAACGATCTGTTAATAATGTCCCCTACTCTTGAACTCTTATTTCGGAAGAGCCTGTCATTCCTTTCTAGCCAAATTGTCCAGATAACAGCAAAGAATCCAGTGAACCATCTCTTCCTATCTACCTTCCTTTCTAGAAAGCTCATCCAACTCTCAAAATGTTCCTTCAAAGTACCCGGAAAGCTCCACCTTTGTTGAAAGGCCATtagccaagcacaccacacctgccatgtaatCTCACAACTAAGAAACAGATGATACGCGGTTTCCACAGGCTTACCACAGAGAAGACACCTATTGTCCTGCTGGTCAATAATCCGTAATCTGCACAGTCGATCCTTTGTGTTGACCCTTCCGACTAACGCAAACCAAGAAAGGAGTTTAACCCTCGGGGGGACAAATCCTTTCCAAACAGCACTAGTGAAGCTATAGCTGGTAACCTCCTCCGGTAGGACTTCCTCCTGCATCACTCGCACAAAGGATTTTGTTGAGTAGTCACctgttttatcaaatttccatacCACACTATCTTCCCTCCCATTTGTAAGCTTGAATGACTGTAAGATCTCATGAAGCTGGTGTACTAAGTCCAACTCCCACTGGAACAACTCTCTCCTCCACTGGAAACTCCAAATCCACACTAGCCCATCCCAAAAGCCATAGTCTGCTATCACAGATTCATGAAGAGTTGAGACCGAGAAAAGCCTAGGAAACATATCTTTCAATACTCCAGCCGGTAGCCATCTATCCTCCCAGAATCGGATTGTTCTACCATTCCCTAACTCCATCGACAACCCCCTGATCATCTGATCTCTCAGCCCCGGCTTACTAACTTGTAGCTGGCATATATCCTTCCAAGGACCCCCTCGCGTGGGAGTAGGTTGTCCTCCCACCATTCTTGCAGGATGCATATTATTACAAGAGCACACCACTTTCTTCCATAAGGGACAGTCTTCTTTCgagaacctccaccaccacttaaactcCCAACCCACCTGCCTTCTTTGGAGCCATAACCACTTCCCACTTCACGAGCGGTACCCCGTATCTCCCATCCTCAGTACTCCACAGGAACCGTCGTTGCAGGGAAATCAGCTTCTCTGCCACTGTCTTTGGCATCTTATATAAAGTGAGGTAGTAAATCGGCAA
The DNA window shown above is from Arachis ipaensis cultivar K30076 chromosome B08, Araip1.1, whole genome shotgun sequence and carries:
- the LOC107611180 gene encoding uncharacterized protein LOC107611180, with amino-acid sequence MELGNGRTIRFWEDRWLPAGVLKDMFPRLFSVSTLHESVIADYGFWDGLVWIWSFQWRRELFQWELDLVHQLHEILQSFKLTNGREDSVVWKFDKTGDYSTKSFVRVMQEEVLPEEVTSYSFTSAVWKGFVPPRVKLLSWFALVGRVNTKDRLCRLRIIDQQDNRCLLCGKPVETAYHLFLSCEITWQVWCAWLMAFQQRWSFPGTLKEHFESWMSFLERKVDRKRWFTGFFAVIWTIWLERNDRLFRNKSSRVGDIINRSFTFYEEWSGAEPFGC